The Streptomyces sp. NBC_01775 genome includes a region encoding these proteins:
- a CDS encoding SRPBCC family protein, giving the protein MAGHTDNSIVIDAPMDLVWDMTNDLKSWPQLFSEYAAVEVLEENDKGITFRLTMHPDEDGNAWSWVSKRLPDPVRREVNAHRVETGPFEYMNIHWEYVSEGDGVKMRWVQDFHMKEAAPVTDDGMTEHLNRNTLVQMKLIKEKVEAAAAGKR; this is encoded by the coding sequence ATGGCCGGCCACACCGACAACAGCATCGTCATCGACGCACCCATGGACCTGGTCTGGGACATGACCAACGACCTCAAGTCCTGGCCCCAGCTGTTCAGCGAGTACGCCGCCGTCGAGGTGCTGGAGGAGAACGACAAGGGGATCACCTTCCGGCTCACGATGCACCCCGACGAGGACGGCAACGCCTGGAGCTGGGTCTCCAAGCGCCTGCCCGACCCGGTGCGGCGCGAGGTGAACGCCCACCGGGTGGAGACCGGGCCCTTCGAGTACATGAACATCCACTGGGAGTACGTGTCCGAGGGCGACGGCGTCAAGATGCGCTGGGTCCAGGACTTCCACATGAAGGAAGCGGCCCCCGTCACCGACGACGGCATGACCGAGCACCTCAACCGCAACACCTTGGTCCAGATGAAGCTCATCAAGGAGAAGGTCGAGGCAGCCGCTGCGGGGAAGCGGTGA
- a CDS encoding DUF1772 domain-containing protein yields the protein MIAYLAPLVVLFNGLAAGVLFGTQLGGWPLLAALPADRYVHAHAFFATRYDPAMPICLLGTLAGDIWLAVISPGAAARALFVAGAVLAAATVTISLTKNVPVNKWVRNLDPDDLPPDFADRDPRWRWGAWNQRRSALTVLALVANCAALTILL from the coding sequence GTGATCGCGTATCTCGCTCCCCTGGTGGTGCTGTTCAACGGGCTGGCCGCCGGGGTCCTCTTCGGCACCCAGCTCGGCGGCTGGCCGCTGCTGGCCGCGCTCCCGGCGGACCGCTACGTGCACGCGCACGCGTTCTTCGCCACCCGCTACGACCCCGCCATGCCCATCTGTCTGCTGGGCACCCTGGCCGGCGACATCTGGCTGGCGGTGATCAGTCCGGGCGCGGCGGCCCGCGCGCTGTTCGTCGCGGGCGCCGTGCTGGCGGCGGCCACCGTCACCATCTCGCTCACCAAGAACGTGCCCGTCAACAAATGGGTGCGGAACCTCGACCCGGACGACCTGCCGCCCGACTTCGCCGACCGCGACCCGCGATGGCGCTGGGGTGCCTGGAACCAGCGCCGCAGTGCGCTGACCGTGCTCGCACTGGTCGCCAACTGCGCGGCCCTCACGATCCTGCTGTGA